One window of the Streptomyces asoensis genome contains the following:
- a CDS encoding F0F1 ATP synthase subunit delta: MTAHGASREAFAAARERLDALTDSTSVDAAQLADELAAVTALLDREVSLRRVLTDPAQAGEAKAELAQRLLGAQISGATADLVSGTVRSRWSQSRDLVDVLEELANIADLTAAQKAGRLDNVEDELFRFGRIVSSNTELRAALTNRKATASAKSELLRSLLGGRADAATERLVTRLVTAPRGRSLEAGLESLSRLAAERRDRMVAVVTSAVPLSDPQKQRLGAALAKLYGRPMHLNLDVDPAVLGGIRVQVGDEVINGSLADRIEDAARRMAS; the protein is encoded by the coding sequence ATGACCGCACACGGAGCGAGCCGCGAGGCATTCGCAGCAGCCCGTGAGCGTCTCGACGCGCTGACGGACTCCACGTCCGTGGACGCGGCGCAGCTCGCCGACGAGCTGGCGGCCGTCACCGCGCTGCTCGACCGCGAGGTCTCGCTGCGTCGGGTCCTCACCGACCCGGCGCAGGCCGGCGAGGCCAAGGCCGAGCTGGCCCAGCGCCTGCTCGGCGCCCAGATCAGCGGCGCCACCGCCGACCTGGTGTCCGGCACGGTGCGTTCCCGCTGGTCGCAGTCCCGCGACCTGGTGGACGTGCTGGAGGAGCTGGCGAACATCGCCGACCTCACCGCCGCGCAGAAGGCCGGCAGGCTCGACAACGTCGAGGACGAGCTGTTCCGCTTCGGACGGATCGTCTCCTCGAACACCGAGCTGCGCGCCGCACTGACCAACCGGAAGGCCACCGCCTCGGCCAAGAGCGAGCTGCTGCGCAGCCTGCTCGGCGGCCGGGCCGACGCGGCCACCGAGCGACTGGTGACGCGCCTCGTGACCGCGCCCCGGGGACGTAGCCTGGAAGCGGGCCTCGAGTCCCTGTCCCGGCTCGCCGCGGAGCGCCGGGACCGCATGGTCGCCGTCGTCACCTCGGCGGTACCGCTGAGCGACCCGCAGAAGCAGCGCCTCGGCGCCGCTCTCGCCAAGCTCTACGGCCGCCCGATGCACCTCAACCTCGACGTGGACCCCGCGGTCCTCGGCGGGATCCGGGTGCAGGTCGGTGACGAGGTGATCAACGGCTCCCTCGCGGACCGCATCGAGGACGCCGCCCGCCGCATGGCGAGCTAG
- the atpA gene encoding F0F1 ATP synthase subunit alpha, translated as MAELTIRPEEIRDALENFVQSYKPDAASREEVGTVTLAGDGIAKVEGLPSAMANELLKFEDGTLGLALNLEEREIGTVILGEFSGVEEGQPVTRTGEVLSVAVGEGYLGRVVDPLGNPIDGLGEIETSGRRALELQAPGVMARKSVHEPMETGYKAVDAMTPVGRGQRQLIIGDRQTGKTALAVDTIINQRDNWRSGDVKKQVRCVYVAIGQKGSTIASVRGALEEAGALEYTTIVAAPASDPAGFKYLAPYTGSAIGQQWMYEGKHVLIIFDDLSKQADAYRAVSLLLRRPPGREAYPGDVFYLHSRLLERCAKLSDDLGAGSMTGLPIVETKANDVSAFIPTNVISITDGQCFLESDLFNAGQRPALNVGISVSRVGGSAQHKAMKQVSGRLRLDLAQYRELEAFAAFGSDLDAASKSQLERGQRLVELLKQAQYQPMPTEDQVVSVWAGTTGKMDDVPVADVRRFEKELLEYLHRKEQGLMTSIKEGGKMSDDTLIAIADAIAEFKKQFETSDGKLLGEDAPAAAK; from the coding sequence ATGGCGGAGCTCACGATCCGGCCGGAGGAGATCCGGGATGCGCTGGAGAACTTTGTCCAGTCGTACAAGCCGGACGCGGCCTCGCGCGAGGAGGTCGGTACGGTCACCCTTGCCGGCGACGGCATCGCGAAGGTCGAGGGCCTTCCCTCGGCCATGGCCAACGAACTGCTGAAGTTCGAGGACGGCACCCTCGGCCTCGCGCTCAACCTCGAAGAGCGCGAGATCGGTACCGTCATCCTCGGCGAGTTCAGCGGCGTCGAGGAGGGCCAGCCGGTCACCCGCACGGGAGAGGTCCTGTCCGTCGCCGTCGGCGAGGGCTACCTCGGCCGTGTCGTCGACCCGCTCGGCAACCCGATCGACGGCCTCGGCGAGATCGAGACGTCCGGCCGCCGTGCCCTGGAGCTCCAGGCTCCGGGTGTCATGGCCCGTAAGTCGGTCCACGAGCCGATGGAGACCGGCTACAAGGCCGTCGACGCGATGACCCCGGTCGGCCGTGGTCAGCGTCAGCTGATCATCGGTGACCGCCAGACCGGCAAGACCGCCCTGGCCGTCGACACGATCATCAACCAGCGCGACAACTGGCGCTCCGGTGACGTGAAGAAGCAGGTCCGCTGCGTCTACGTCGCCATCGGCCAGAAGGGCTCGACCATCGCCTCCGTGCGTGGCGCCCTCGAAGAGGCCGGCGCGCTGGAGTACACGACCATCGTCGCCGCCCCGGCGTCCGACCCGGCCGGCTTCAAGTACCTGGCGCCGTACACCGGTTCGGCCATCGGTCAGCAGTGGATGTACGAGGGCAAGCACGTCCTCATCATCTTCGACGACCTCTCGAAGCAGGCCGACGCCTACCGCGCCGTGTCGCTGCTGCTGCGCCGCCCGCCGGGCCGTGAGGCCTACCCGGGCGACGTCTTCTACCTGCACTCCCGTCTGCTGGAGCGCTGCGCGAAGCTCTCCGACGACCTGGGCGCCGGCTCGATGACGGGTCTGCCGATCGTCGAGACGAAGGCCAACGACGTCTCGGCGTTCATCCCGACCAACGTCATCTCCATCACCGACGGCCAGTGCTTCCTGGAGTCGGACCTGTTCAACGCCGGTCAGCGCCCCGCGCTGAACGTCGGTATCTCCGTCTCCCGAGTCGGTGGTTCCGCGCAGCACAAGGCGATGAAGCAGGTTTCCGGCCGCCTCCGCCTCGACCTCGCCCAGTACCGTGAGCTGGAGGCGTTCGCCGCCTTCGGTTCCGACCTGGACGCCGCGTCGAAGTCCCAGCTGGAGCGCGGTCAGCGCCTGGTCGAGCTGCTCAAGCAGGCTCAGTACCAGCCGATGCCGACCGAGGACCAGGTCGTCTCCGTGTGGGCCGGTACCACCGGCAAGATGGACGACGTTCCGGTCGCCGACGTCCGCCGCTTCGAGAAGGAGCTCCTGGAGTACCTGCACCGCAAGGAGCAGGGCCTCATGACCTCCATCAAGGAGGGCGGCAAGATGTCGGACGACACCCTCATCGCCATTGCCGACGCGATCGCCGAGTTCAAGAAGCAGTTCGAGACCTCGGACGGCAAGCTTCTCGGCGAGGACGCCCCGGCCGCGGCCAAGTGA